Proteins encoded in a region of the Equus asinus isolate D_3611 breed Donkey chromosome X, EquAss-T2T_v2, whole genome shotgun sequence genome:
- the TRPC5OS gene encoding putative uncharacterized protein TRPC5OS, which produces MESVSLPVLIDGLVDCVAKLIRIAEGLLQLISQEQVPCVQQNDRAEPIGANASPFEEAPLPDLAELSDLESILAPGEDEDLMFDIDQAMLDTGELSEDILSGINEDLKNE; this is translated from the coding sequence ATGGAGTCTGTGTCACTCCCTGTTCTAATTGATGGACTTGTTGATTGTGTAGCCAAGTTAATAAGAATAGCTGAAGGGCTTTTACAGTTGATTTCACAAGAACAAGTTCCTTGTGTACAGCAAAATGATAGAGCAGAACCGATAGGAGCAAATGCATCTCCTTTCGAGGAAGCTCCACTGCCAGACCTTGCTGAACTCTCAGATTTAGAATCAATACTTGCGCCAGGAGAAGATGAAGACCTAATGTTTGATATAGATCAAGCTATGTTAGACACAGGTGAATTATCTGAAGACATACTCTCTGGGATAAATGAGgacttaaaaaatgaataa